One window of the Allorhizobium ampelinum S4 genome contains the following:
- a CDS encoding amino acid permease has protein sequence MTGYSDVDKQEDLHILHSMGYAQELERRMSSFSNFAISFSIICILSGGINSLAQATSGAGGAAIGIGWPLGCLISGVFALGMAQIASAYPTAGGLYHWGSILGNRFTGWVTAWFNLIGLVTVLGAINVGTWGFFAGSIAGWFGINVDTTTAGGFANQILFVAAITAAQALINHLGIKLTAKLTDLSGYLIFITAIALTIVCLIGVKTWDFSRIWTFTNYSGTPAGDAPVWPQTGSVWYIFALSLLLPIYTITGYDASAHTSEETIKASESVPKGIISSVFWASLFGYIMLLAFLLAIPDMNEAAAQGWNVFFWTLNSVTHPVVANILYLAIFVAQFICGLATVTSVSRMIYAFSRDGGLPASKALSSVSPRFRTPATAIWVGAVLSVLFVWGASLVTIAGASAYTIVVSCTVIFLFLSFAIPIVLGMKVIGTAKWPKMGPWNMGIGAYRFVGLLVILAMVAIFIIGVQPPNQWALYITVGFLALTALIWVLFEQRRFKGPPIGDEVAKRQAEIAAAEKAVGQA, from the coding sequence ATGACCGGTTATAGCGACGTCGATAAGCAGGAAGACCTGCATATCCTCCATTCCATGGGCTATGCGCAGGAGCTGGAGCGGCGCATGAGTTCGTTTTCGAACTTTGCGATTTCCTTCTCGATCATTTGTATTCTGTCCGGCGGCATCAATTCGCTGGCCCAGGCGACATCCGGAGCCGGTGGGGCGGCCATCGGCATCGGCTGGCCGTTGGGCTGCCTGATTTCCGGCGTTTTCGCGCTCGGCATGGCACAGATTGCCTCGGCCTATCCCACGGCGGGCGGGCTTTACCATTGGGGTTCGATTCTTGGTAATCGGTTCACCGGCTGGGTGACGGCCTGGTTTAACCTGATCGGCCTGGTCACTGTGCTCGGTGCCATCAATGTCGGCACCTGGGGCTTTTTCGCCGGATCGATTGCCGGCTGGTTCGGCATCAATGTCGATACGACGACCGCAGGCGGCTTTGCCAATCAGATCCTGTTCGTGGCGGCGATCACAGCAGCTCAGGCGCTGATCAACCATCTCGGCATCAAGCTGACCGCCAAGCTGACGGATCTCTCGGGTTATCTGATCTTCATCACTGCCATCGCCTTGACAATCGTCTGCCTGATCGGCGTTAAAACCTGGGATTTCTCCCGCATCTGGACCTTCACCAATTATTCCGGCACACCAGCGGGCGATGCGCCAGTCTGGCCGCAGACCGGCAGTGTCTGGTATATTTTTGCTCTCAGCCTGCTTTTGCCGATCTATACGATCACCGGTTACGATGCCTCCGCCCATACCTCGGAGGAAACCATCAAGGCTTCGGAATCGGTGCCGAAGGGGATTATTTCCTCGGTCTTCTGGGCATCGCTGTTCGGCTATATCATGTTGCTGGCCTTTCTCCTGGCTATTCCCGATATGAATGAAGCCGCAGCCCAGGGCTGGAACGTATTCTTCTGGACGCTGAACAGCGTCACCCATCCGGTTGTCGCCAATATCCTGTATCTGGCAATTTTCGTTGCGCAATTCATCTGCGGTCTGGCAACCGTCACCTCCGTGTCGCGGATGATCTATGCCTTTTCGCGTGATGGCGGCCTGCCTGCCTCCAAGGCGCTTTCCAGTGTCAGCCCAAGGTTCCGTACTCCGGCGACGGCCATCTGGGTCGGGGCTGTGCTTTCAGTGCTGTTCGTCTGGGGTGCCTCGCTTGTCACCATTGCCGGTGCCTCGGCTTATACGATTGTCGTGTCCTGCACGGTGATCTTCCTGTTCCTGTCCTTCGCCATTCCGATCGTGCTCGGTATGAAGGTGATCGGTACGGCGAAATGGCCGAAAATGGGACCGTGGAATATGGGGATCGGCGCTTACCGGTTTGTCGGTCTTCTGGTCATCCTGGCCATGGTTGCCATCTTTATCATCGGGGTGCAGCCGCCCAACCAGTGGGCGCTGTATATCACTGTCGGTTTTCTGGCGCTGACGGCGCTGATCTGGGTTCTGTTCGAGCAGCGTCGCTTCAAGGGCCCGCCGATTGGCGATGAAGTGGCAAAGCGGCAGGCGGAAATTGCCGCTGCGGAAAAAGCTGTCGGCCAAGCCTGA
- a CDS encoding ABC transporter substrate-binding protein, with the protein MVVASAAYASAEPSAELITAAKKEGMLTTIALPHDWCGYGDVIAGFKKKYPEIKVNELNPNAGSGDEIEAIKANKGNTGPQAPDVIDVGLSFGPAAKKDGLVQPYKVSTWDSIPASAKDADGYWYGDYYGVLAIGVNKDIVKDVPKSFADLTASKYANSVAMPGDPRTGNSSMMTVYAAGVAQSGKTGADAAKAGIEFMKSLKEKGNLVPVNGSAQNMAQGTTPILFDWDYNVLAMRDKLAGNPPMDVVVPSDSVIAGVYVQAISAFAPHPNAAKLWMEYLYSDEGQLGWLAGYCHPIRFNDLAEKKKIPQALLDKMPDAAGYAKAIFPTLDEQSAAKAVVAADWAKQMGAQ; encoded by the coding sequence ATGGTCGTCGCATCGGCCGCCTATGCGAGCGCCGAGCCAAGCGCCGAGCTGATCACAGCTGCCAAAAAAGAAGGCATGCTGACCACCATCGCCCTGCCCCATGACTGGTGCGGCTATGGTGACGTGATCGCCGGTTTCAAGAAAAAATACCCTGAGATCAAGGTCAACGAGCTGAACCCGAATGCAGGTTCCGGCGACGAAATCGAAGCGATCAAGGCCAATAAGGGCAATACCGGCCCGCAGGCTCCCGATGTTATCGACGTCGGCCTGTCCTTCGGTCCTGCCGCCAAGAAAGACGGCCTCGTTCAGCCCTACAAGGTTTCCACCTGGGATTCGATCCCCGCTTCGGCCAAGGATGCCGACGGCTATTGGTATGGCGATTATTACGGCGTTCTGGCCATCGGTGTGAACAAGGATATCGTCAAGGACGTTCCGAAGAGCTTTGCCGATCTGACCGCTTCCAAATATGCCAATTCCGTTGCCATGCCTGGCGATCCACGCACCGGCAATAGCTCGATGATGACGGTTTATGCCGCTGGCGTCGCGCAGTCCGGCAAGACTGGTGCCGATGCCGCCAAGGCAGGCATCGAGTTCATGAAGTCGCTGAAGGAAAAGGGCAATCTCGTGCCGGTCAACGGCTCGGCCCAGAACATGGCGCAGGGCACCACGCCGATCCTGTTCGATTGGGACTATAACGTGCTTGCCATGCGCGACAAGCTGGCTGGCAACCCGCCGATGGACGTTGTCGTTCCCTCGGATTCGGTCATCGCCGGCGTTTACGTTCAGGCGATTTCGGCTTTCGCGCCACATCCGAACGCTGCGAAACTGTGGATGGAATATCTCTATTCCGACGAAGGTCAGCTCGGCTGGCTGGCTGGCTATTGCCATCCGATCCGCTTCAACGATCTGGCTGAAAAGAAGAAGATTCCGCAGGCACTGCTCGACAAGATGCCGGATGCCGCAGGCTATGCCAAGGCGATCTTCCCCACTCTGGACGAACAGTCCGCTGCCAAGGCAGTGGTTGCCGCCGATTGGGCAAAGCAGATGGGCGCGCAATAA
- a CDS encoding ABC transporter permease encodes MTVAETELHSPASASVPNSSRPSAPTLNAPLPSLPIVEGSRQQPAPRPKSRVNWDWLGVLPFFLFAILFLIGPILYLVKGSFQNPAGDFTLENFISLATPNIMAAYSLSLRLSLAAACLGAIAGLLVGYAIILGGLPRWVRTAFMTFSGVASNFAGIPLAFAFIATLGRLGLVTVLLRDMFGFNLYGTGFSLFSFWGLAITYLYFQLPLMVLIITPALDGLKGEWREAAEILGATRRQYWQMVALPVLTPSILGCFLLLFANAFGTLVTVYALTGSSFGVVPIVLYQQIQGNVLYNPNLGYALAVGMVAIMAVTNTLYLILRSRAERWQK; translated from the coding sequence ATGACCGTTGCGGAGACCGAGCTTCATTCGCCAGCCAGTGCATCCGTGCCAAATTCATCCAGGCCCAGTGCGCCGACGCTCAACGCCCCCCTGCCCAGCCTACCCATCGTCGAAGGCTCCAGACAGCAACCAGCACCTCGCCCCAAAAGCCGGGTAAACTGGGATTGGCTGGGTGTGCTGCCGTTTTTCCTGTTTGCCATTCTGTTTCTGATCGGCCCGATCCTTTATCTGGTCAAAGGCTCTTTCCAGAATCCGGCCGGTGATTTCACGCTGGAAAATTTCATCAGCCTGGCCACACCCAATATCATGGCCGCCTATTCCCTGTCGCTGCGCCTGAGCCTGGCCGCAGCTTGTCTTGGCGCCATCGCTGGTCTTCTGGTGGGCTATGCCATTATTCTCGGTGGCTTGCCGCGCTGGGTGCGCACCGCCTTCATGACATTTTCTGGCGTTGCCTCGAACTTCGCTGGTATTCCGCTGGCCTTTGCCTTCATCGCCACTCTTGGAAGGTTGGGCCTTGTCACGGTTCTGTTGCGTGACATGTTCGGCTTCAATCTCTATGGCACGGGCTTCAGCCTGTTCTCATTCTGGGGCCTGGCGATCACCTACCTTTATTTCCAGCTGCCGCTGATGGTGCTGATCATCACCCCCGCTCTCGACGGCTTGAAGGGTGAATGGCGCGAAGCGGCGGAAATTCTCGGCGCCACCCGCCGCCAATATTGGCAAATGGTCGCCCTGCCGGTGCTGACCCCCTCCATTCTCGGTTGTTTCCTGCTGCTGTTTGCCAATGCCTTTGGCACGCTGGTCACTGTCTATGCCCTGACCGGCTCCAGCTTCGGCGTGGTGCCCATCGTGCTTTACCAGCAAATTCAGGGCAATGTGCTGTACAATCCCAATCTTGGCTATGCGCTGGCGGTTGGCATGGTGGCTATCATGGCCGTTACCAATACGCTCTATCTTATCCTGCGCAGCCGCGCCGAACGGTGGCAAAAATGA
- a CDS encoding ABC transporter permease encodes MKKPFPLVSTVIVLIAAAYFLVPLYATFQFSLQMLRGQWSFAAYRSVFSSDEFLSTLGYSAFASLMAIVVGAVIVVPTAYWVRLRLPKLRPIVEFVSLLPLIIPPVVLVFGYIRLFGSNSYLPLTMSENGTNILLVIGYVTLSLPYMFRAVDNGMAAIDITTLTEAAESLGASRLRTIAEVIFPNVRSAIVSGAFLTFSISLGEFVFASLLNRPAFGPYMVKMGQDRAYEPAALAVLSFALTWGCMVLMQLFANKKPGQRWLPRRMTRQAPMSSSMPPRSATR; translated from the coding sequence ATGAAAAAGCCCTTTCCGCTGGTCTCGACCGTCATCGTCCTTATCGCTGCCGCCTATTTCCTTGTTCCGCTCTATGCGACCTTCCAGTTTTCGCTGCAAATGCTGCGGGGCCAATGGAGCTTTGCCGCTTACCGTTCGGTGTTTTCCAGCGACGAGTTTCTGTCTACCCTTGGCTACTCAGCCTTTGCCTCCCTGATGGCCATTGTCGTTGGTGCCGTCATCGTCGTGCCCACCGCCTATTGGGTACGGCTGCGGCTGCCGAAACTGCGGCCCATCGTTGAGTTCGTCAGCCTCCTGCCGCTGATCATTCCGCCCGTCGTCCTGGTCTTCGGTTATATCCGGCTGTTCGGCTCCAATTCCTATCTGCCGCTCACCATGTCGGAAAACGGCACCAATATCCTGCTGGTGATTGGCTATGTCACATTGTCCTTGCCCTATATGTTTCGGGCCGTCGACAATGGCATGGCCGCCATCGACATCACCACCCTGACGGAAGCCGCCGAAAGCCTTGGCGCATCGCGGCTGCGCACCATTGCCGAGGTGATTTTCCCCAATGTCCGCTCGGCCATCGTCTCAGGCGCCTTTCTGACCTTTTCGATCTCGCTGGGCGAATTCGTCTTCGCCAGCCTGCTCAATCGCCCGGCCTTCGGCCCCTATATGGTCAAGATGGGCCAAGACCGCGCCTATGAACCGGCAGCGCTCGCCGTTCTGTCCTTCGCGCTGACCTGGGGCTGCATGGTCCTCATGCAATTATTCGCCAATAAAAAACCCGGACAGCGCTGGTTGCCACGCCGTATGACACGCCAGGCCCCGATGTCCTCTTCCATGCCCCCAAGGAGTGCAACCCGATGA
- a CDS encoding ABC transporter ATP-binding protein: protein MSFLRIAAVSKSFAANTVVKEFDLPVNKGEFISFLGPSGCGKTTVLRMVAGFETPSSGSIVIDGQDVTKLPPNRRRIGMVFQAYALFPNMNVFDNVAFGLKIAKKPKAEIHSRVMEMLKLIHLDHLAERYPYQMSGGQQQRVALARALAPKPQVLLLDEPLSALDAKIRVSLREEIRQIQRQLGITTVFVTHDQEEALSISDRIVVMNGGRADQIGTPSEIYNHPQTRFVASFVGTLNLIEAKVTDTSSNTILIGDQQISLKKPLGKANGETVTVALRPEAGSPAEGAKGDVRISGKVTSSHFLGSVIRTRLDVGGATLSFDMFNDPGVTPAVIGETVTLKFAGDDLMVVAD, encoded by the coding sequence ATGAGTTTCCTCAGGATCGCAGCGGTCAGCAAGAGTTTCGCTGCCAATACCGTCGTCAAGGAATTCGATCTCCCGGTGAATAAAGGCGAGTTCATCTCCTTCCTGGGACCGTCCGGCTGCGGCAAGACAACCGTTCTGCGCATGGTGGCCGGGTTTGAAACGCCCTCCTCCGGCTCGATTGTCATCGACGGACAGGATGTAACGAAACTGCCGCCCAATCGCCGCCGGATCGGCATGGTCTTCCAGGCCTATGCGCTGTTTCCCAATATGAATGTGTTCGACAACGTCGCCTTCGGCCTGAAGATCGCCAAAAAGCCCAAAGCGGAAATCCATAGCCGGGTGATGGAAATGCTGAAGCTGATCCATCTCGATCATCTGGCCGAGCGCTATCCCTACCAGATGTCCGGCGGCCAGCAGCAGCGCGTCGCGCTGGCCCGGGCGCTGGCGCCAAAGCCGCAGGTTTTGCTACTGGACGAGCCGCTATCGGCGCTGGATGCCAAGATCCGCGTCTCGCTACGCGAAGAAATCCGCCAGATCCAGCGCCAGCTCGGTATCACCACCGTGTTCGTGACCCATGACCAGGAAGAGGCTCTGTCGATTTCCGACCGGATCGTGGTGATGAACGGCGGACGCGCCGACCAGATCGGTACACCCTCCGAGATCTACAATCATCCCCAGACCCGATTCGTCGCCTCCTTCGTCGGCACGCTCAACCTGATCGAAGCGAAAGTGACGGACACATCGAGCAATACGATCCTGATCGGCGACCAGCAGATCAGCCTGAAAAAGCCGCTGGGCAAGGCCAATGGCGAAACCGTCACCGTGGCGCTGCGCCCGGAAGCCGGATCGCCTGCCGAAGGCGCCAAGGGGGATGTTCGGATCAGCGGCAAAGTTACCTCAAGCCATTTTCTCGGCTCGGTGATCCGCACCCGGCTGGATGTCGGCGGCGCCACGCTGTCCTTCGACATGTTCAACGATCCGGGCGTTACGCCGGCAGTGATTGGCGAAACTGTCACCCTGAAATTTGCAGGTGACGATCTGATGGTGGTGGCGGATTGA
- a CDS encoding methyl-accepting chemotaxis protein, translating into MGLLSFGFGADNKGVLEAVNRSQAIIEFDLNGNILDANENFCKAIGYKRSEIVGKHHRIFVDPEDVKNPAYAEFWAKLGSGQFDQGQYKRLTKTGESIWIEACYNPVFRGKKPYKVVKIATDITAAKTKTMDSDGKIDALMRSQAVIEFTPTGQILTANENFCKTLGYSLSEIVGKHHSMFCEPAYAASPEYKQFWRSLAAAEYQSNEFLRIGNGGKHVHIQATYNPIFDEKGKVIKVVKFATDVTGRVKAIDAIAAGLERLSNCNIRMTIDEPFIPTFDHLRKHFNMSISKFQETLVQVLTETASVAANSREVQESSTSLAQRSEQQAAALEQTSAALEDITTVVNQSSASTKNTRDLVRDARQAATESVKVVNSTVDAMSRIEGASQEISNIISVIDEIAFQTNLLALNAGVEAARAGESGKGFAVVAQEVRELAQRSAKAAKEISELIGKSSNEVKDGVRLVGETGSALNRIESFVQSIDDNIEAIATAAIKQSTSLGEISSAVNALDQMTQKNAGMVNTINTISDALSSGAAKLTELASRFQLNRRSTIRGPGSNAAMRVDSRRDSNRNAA; encoded by the coding sequence ATGGGACTGTTGTCGTTTGGCTTCGGTGCGGACAATAAAGGCGTTTTGGAAGCCGTCAATCGGTCCCAGGCCATTATTGAATTTGACCTCAATGGCAATATCCTTGATGCGAATGAAAATTTCTGCAAAGCGATCGGCTATAAAAGATCGGAGATCGTCGGAAAGCACCACCGGATTTTTGTCGATCCCGAAGACGTGAAAAATCCAGCCTATGCAGAGTTCTGGGCGAAACTCGGCTCCGGTCAGTTCGATCAAGGGCAGTACAAACGATTGACCAAGACCGGGGAATCGATCTGGATCGAAGCCTGTTACAATCCGGTTTTTCGGGGCAAAAAGCCCTACAAGGTCGTGAAAATCGCAACCGACATAACGGCTGCGAAGACCAAAACCATGGACAGTGACGGCAAGATTGATGCGCTGATGCGCTCTCAAGCCGTCATTGAATTCACGCCAACCGGCCAGATTCTCACAGCCAACGAGAATTTCTGCAAAACATTGGGCTATAGCTTAAGCGAAATCGTCGGCAAGCATCATTCGATGTTCTGCGAACCCGCCTATGCTGCCTCGCCTGAATACAAGCAATTCTGGCGCAGCCTCGCTGCGGCCGAATATCAGAGCAACGAATTTCTGCGCATCGGCAACGGTGGAAAACACGTTCATATTCAAGCCACCTACAATCCAATTTTCGATGAAAAGGGGAAAGTCATTAAGGTTGTGAAATTCGCAACCGATGTGACTGGCCGCGTCAAAGCCATCGACGCCATCGCTGCCGGTCTGGAACGTCTTTCAAACTGCAATATCCGCATGACAATCGACGAACCGTTCATTCCGACCTTCGACCACCTGCGCAAACACTTCAACATGTCGATCAGCAAGTTTCAGGAGACACTTGTACAGGTGCTGACGGAAACGGCATCCGTGGCCGCCAACAGCCGGGAAGTCCAGGAAAGCTCCACGAGTCTCGCCCAACGCTCTGAACAACAGGCCGCCGCACTTGAGCAAACCTCAGCCGCATTGGAGGACATTACCACCGTCGTTAATCAATCCAGTGCGAGCACCAAGAACACCAGAGATCTGGTGCGTGATGCGCGCCAGGCAGCGACCGAATCCGTGAAAGTCGTCAACTCGACGGTGGACGCGATGAGCCGCATCGAGGGTGCTTCGCAGGAAATCAGCAACATCATCAGCGTCATCGATGAAATCGCCTTCCAGACCAATCTCCTGGCCTTGAACGCGGGCGTGGAGGCCGCCCGTGCTGGCGAAAGCGGCAAGGGCTTTGCTGTCGTGGCACAAGAAGTGCGCGAACTGGCCCAGCGTTCCGCCAAGGCCGCCAAGGAAATCTCGGAGCTGATCGGCAAATCCAGCAATGAAGTAAAAGACGGTGTACGTTTGGTCGGGGAAACAGGCAGTGCTCTGAACCGGATCGAATCCTTCGTTCAGTCCATCGATGACAATATCGAGGCCATTGCCACAGCCGCAATAAAGCAATCCACCAGCCTTGGCGAAATCAGTTCCGCAGTGAATGCGCTGGATCAGATGACGCAAAAGAACGCCGGCATGGTCAATACGATCAACACCATCAGCGACGCGCTTTCCAGCGGCGCTGCCAAGCTGACAGAACTGGCCAGCCGGTTCCAGCTGAACAGACGATCAACGATCCGTGGGCCGGGAAGCAACGCTGCAATGCGCGTCGACAGCAGGCGGGACAGCAACCGCAACGCGGCCTGA
- a CDS encoding protein phosphatase 2C domain-containing protein, with amino-acid sequence MSAKPALTTPALAIIDTISDPGKSDRSNEDRLGYNEQAAFVLDGATGLGDVQFMDGYGSDAAWIAQFAAKRLTTELTCDTNVTEVIRAIAFDAHELFTAAAGDQPRYAWPLAALAALRVTPDGAEFIGLGDSVLYLLHDDGRVETHMALPDAFEREQQAARAHVERAGGIGASGMAHTSDIETLENLRSKREQQNTPGGSVWSLGLIPDTADHLVRTALTIETGATALICSDGLADLVSLYQAYDPAGLVKRAATAGLKALVTELRHLEREVDPDGLQFPRFKQSDDTTAILCRIDR; translated from the coding sequence ATGTCTGCCAAGCCAGCCTTGACCACCCCTGCCCTGGCCATCATCGACACGATCAGCGATCCGGGAAAAAGCGACCGCAGCAACGAGGACAGACTGGGCTATAATGAGCAAGCCGCTTTCGTGCTCGACGGCGCAACCGGGCTGGGCGATGTCCAGTTCATGGACGGTTACGGTTCCGACGCTGCCTGGATCGCCCAGTTTGCGGCAAAGCGGCTGACCACGGAACTAACCTGCGACACCAATGTCACCGAGGTGATCCGCGCCATCGCTTTCGACGCCCATGAGCTTTTTACCGCAGCCGCAGGTGACCAGCCCCGCTATGCTTGGCCGCTGGCGGCTCTTGCCGCCTTGCGGGTAACGCCTGATGGCGCAGAATTCATTGGCCTTGGCGATAGCGTGCTCTACCTTCTGCATGACGATGGCCGGGTGGAAACCCATATGGCCCTGCCGGATGCATTTGAGCGTGAACAGCAAGCCGCCCGCGCCCATGTGGAGCGGGCGGGCGGCATCGGTGCAAGCGGCATGGCCCACACAAGCGACATCGAAACATTGGAAAATTTACGCAGCAAACGCGAACAGCAAAACACGCCCGGTGGCAGTGTCTGGTCTCTGGGTCTCATACCCGATACCGCCGATCATCTGGTTCGTACAGCCCTGACCATCGAGACCGGCGCCACCGCCCTGATCTGCTCGGATGGGCTGGCCGATCTCGTCAGCCTCTACCAGGCCTATGATCCTGCCGGTCTGGTCAAACGCGCCGCAACCGCCGGATTGAAGGCCCTGGTCACCGAATTGCGGCATCTGGAACGCGAGGTCGATCCAGACGGGCTACAATTTCCACGTTTCAAGCAAAGCGACGACACGACGGCGATCCTCTGCCGGATCGATCGTTAA
- the hisC gene encoding histidinol-phosphate transaminase, whose amino-acid sequence MSRFWSPIVQSLTPYVAGEQPAISDLVKLNTNESPYGPSPHAIAAMRDAVDDTLRLYPDPTGLPLRHAIAKSHNLDPGEVFVGNGSDEVLAHTFQALLNHDKPLLFPDVSYSFYPTYCRLYGIDFREVALDDAMRVRIEDYRQPCGAIILPNPNAPTGIVLSLSEIETLVRDHPDQVVVIDEAYVDFGADSAIPLVKTYPNLLVVQTFSKSRGLAGLRVGFAVGQRALIEALERVKDSFNSYPLDRLALAGAVASWEDREWFERHRDLVVASRERLSLGLQGLGFEVLPSSANFVFARHSERSGADLTLALRQKSVLVRNFQKPRIGDFLRISIGTDAECDRLLGALREILD is encoded by the coding sequence ATGAGCAGATTCTGGAGCCCGATCGTTCAATCCCTGACGCCTTATGTGGCGGGCGAACAACCCGCCATCAGCGATCTGGTCAAGCTGAACACCAATGAAAGCCCTTACGGTCCTTCGCCGCATGCGATTGCCGCGATGCGAGACGCGGTGGATGACACGCTTCGGCTTTATCCCGACCCGACCGGTCTGCCGCTGCGCCACGCGATTGCCAAGAGCCACAATCTCGACCCGGGCGAGGTGTTTGTCGGTAATGGTTCCGATGAGGTCTTGGCGCACACGTTTCAGGCCCTGTTGAATCACGATAAGCCGCTGCTGTTTCCGGATGTCAGCTATAGTTTCTACCCAACCTATTGTCGGCTCTATGGTATCGATTTCCGGGAGGTTGCCTTGGACGATGCCATGCGAGTGCGGATTGAGGATTACCGGCAGCCGTGTGGTGCGATCATCCTGCCCAATCCCAATGCGCCGACGGGTATTGTCCTATCGCTTTCGGAGATTGAAACTCTCGTGCGCGACCATCCCGACCAGGTCGTAGTGATTGATGAGGCTTATGTGGATTTCGGTGCGGACAGCGCCATTCCGCTGGTCAAAACCTATCCGAACCTGCTGGTGGTTCAGACCTTTTCGAAATCGCGGGGCCTTGCCGGATTGCGGGTTGGTTTTGCTGTCGGACAACGGGCGCTGATCGAGGCCTTGGAGCGGGTCAAGGATAGTTTCAATTCCTATCCGCTCGACCGGCTGGCGCTTGCTGGGGCCGTTGCCTCCTGGGAAGACCGGGAATGGTTCGAGCGTCACCGCGATCTGGTCGTCGCCAGCCGGGAGCGTCTTTCCCTTGGCCTTCAGGGTTTGGGCTTCGAGGTCCTGCCATCCTCTGCCAATTTTGTGTTTGCGCGACATTCGGAGCGGAGTGGTGCGGATCTCACATTGGCGCTGCGGCAAAAATCCGTGCTGGTGCGCAATTTTCAAAAGCCACGGATCGGTGATTTTCTACGCATCAGCATCGGCACGGATGCCGAATGCGACCGGCTGCTTGGGGCTCTGAGAGAGATATTAGACTAA
- a CDS encoding helix-turn-helix transcriptional regulator: MTKDMTSPNLDKTLSFLSQIKQTDTVKNLVDLTKHATSRYGVKNIVLGFPPEIGMLPSQQMQGILLADWPDEWSHLYFRDNLAFQDPAIRHIVSSEPSFVWSDFSKTLPISRDEKWLMDQAKEFFVSNGFTLPILSLDGRRAGVTFAGSDIDDSPQARTGMALIASLVFARALELYGANQKQTTRLTPREREVIGWIANGKTDWEISVIFGVSEKAVTKHVGNIMMKLGAVSRSHAIAEAFRQKLIC; this comes from the coding sequence ATGACTAAAGACATGACATCGCCAAACCTTGATAAAACACTATCATTTCTATCTCAAATAAAGCAAACAGACACAGTCAAAAATCTTGTAGATTTAACAAAACATGCGACAAGCCGATACGGTGTTAAAAATATCGTTCTAGGATTTCCACCAGAAATCGGAATGCTACCCAGCCAGCAAATGCAGGGTATTTTACTTGCAGACTGGCCTGACGAATGGTCGCATCTTTATTTTCGCGACAACCTGGCATTTCAAGACCCTGCCATCCGACACATCGTCAGTTCGGAACCCTCCTTTGTCTGGTCGGATTTTTCCAAAACATTACCCATAAGCCGTGACGAAAAATGGCTGATGGATCAGGCCAAGGAGTTTTTTGTCAGCAATGGCTTCACCCTGCCCATCCTATCCTTGGATGGACGCCGCGCTGGCGTCACATTCGCCGGCAGCGACATCGATGATTCACCCCAGGCAAGAACCGGCATGGCGCTGATCGCAAGCCTCGTCTTCGCACGCGCGCTAGAACTATATGGCGCAAACCAGAAACAGACCACTCGACTGACCCCGAGGGAACGGGAAGTCATCGGCTGGATTGCCAATGGCAAGACGGATTGGGAAATCAGCGTGATTTTCGGAGTCTCCGAAAAGGCCGTGACCAAGCATGTTGGCAATATCATGATGAAACTCGGCGCCGTCAGCAGATCACACGCCATTGCAGAAGCCTTCCGGCAAAAATTGATATGCTGA
- a CDS encoding helix-turn-helix domain-containing protein — protein MTLLKKTPDVHDYNILAGERLKSARKNKGMSQADVARKLGVTFQQLHKYEKGINGMSASRLAAAATLLGMDPDFFYTADSAVAPSKDTSSELTDLVKATSRSDALELNTCFASIKNSNTRKIIISIIEQIASAR, from the coding sequence ATGACATTGCTCAAAAAAACACCAGACGTGCACGATTATAACATTCTGGCGGGTGAACGTTTGAAAAGCGCCCGCAAGAATAAAGGGATGAGCCAAGCCGACGTTGCAAGAAAACTGGGCGTGACATTCCAACAGCTGCATAAATATGAAAAAGGCATCAACGGCATGAGCGCCAGCAGACTTGCCGCTGCAGCCACTCTCTTGGGAATGGACCCCGATTTTTTCTATACAGCCGATAGTGCCGTGGCACCGTCCAAGGATACCTCAAGCGAGCTGACAGATCTGGTGAAAGCGACATCGCGTTCAGACGCGCTTGAACTCAACACATGTTTCGCCAGCATTAAAAACTCCAATACACGCAAAATCATTATTTCCATTATCGAGCAGATTGCATCTGCCCGTTAG